TGGCGCGTATCTAGGGAAAGCATGGAGGCATGGAGCCCGTAGAGTTTTGCAAAGGAGGGACGTTCCGCATCGAGTTCTTTGTTAAATTCGTCCACAATCTCATTAATTTCAACCCCGCGCCGATAGGCATTTACCGTGTTATACTCTTCTTGCTCAAGGGCAATTTGAGCTTCCAACTCATTGACGCGCCACAAAATATATCGGGCATTGGGGTCGGTTTCTGCCTTCTCACGTAGGCGTTGAGCAGCTTGTCGTGCTTGCTGTATTGCCTCTTTTTGGCTGGTAGAACTTCCGCCGGCCCGGCGATCCGCAGCGATAAAGCGATAGTAGGCTCTCTGGATTGTTGTATCAATTTCTGCTTGGCTGAGAAACTCCTGTGCCCCCAAGGGGAGGGAAATAAGAAGCCACAAGAGGACCTGTCGTTTCATAGGGTCTGCTCCTTTTCTTCTTCCAGAACATACAAATAGGTATTGTCCAGAATTTGAGTGGATTTTGCGCGGTGATAGTTTGAATTTATGATAACTGTGTCGTCTCCATCATCTCCAAATCGCGATATGTCTTCGGACAGGGTATGAAAGATGGGGGTGTCGTGATTTTCTGAGCGGTGGATTAAGAGCACCTCAACCCCATATTGTTCTGCCAGAGATGTGAGGCGTGACAAGGGGTATACCCCCGTACCGTAGAGTCGCAGATCCTTCTCTTTTTCCTGCAGTACCGTGCGATGATGGAAAAGAATGCGCGGTGGGGTCTCACTGCTTGTGCGAAAGGAGGTGGTCGTTGTGTCCGCGGGCAGGGTATCAGTATTGAATGACGAAAGAATAAGACCGGAAGAGTCTACCACAAGAAGAGAAAAGAGAGCGGGAAAGAGTTCTCCATAGTAGGTGGCACTCTGCCGAATAACCCGGGCAGCAGGGCGATTTTCTGCAAAATAAGAGAGCATGAAATCCCGATTTTGTCCCATGGCATATATTACTCGTTCCATGGTTTCGTGGAGGAGGTTTTCCTCACGGGCAATATGATACTCCATGGATTGCAGGGCAAGGAACAGTTTTTTTGATGTTGTGTCGGGTGAGGCGGGATGCTCGACAGATGCGAAAAAGCGACCGCTGTAGAGGCCCGCGCCAAAGGAGATGAGAATACAAAAAATAGAAGGAGTAATTTTTTCATAGAAACCTTTTTTTCTCAATTCCTGTGATCACATCTCTGCAATATATATATTAGTAGCCGCAAATTGGGTAATCTAATAGTAAGGAGATAGTATGAATATACGTACCGGTTCAAAAAACTCCATTGAAAACCGTGGAGAAAAGGTTGTGATGACCTGTTCCGTTTGTGGACAAGAGCGCAAGCCTATTCGTGTTATGGCTCTCAATGCAAAAAAATGGGGTATGAGTGTAAGTGTGGTTTGCTTGATCGAGCAGGGAATGTTATCGACCTGTAAATGCAGATCAGCTTGACTTCTTGTTCAAATCTGTAAAAAAGAGGAGTGATCCTCTTTTTTGCTTTTCTGGGGGTGAATACAGCGACCCTGTTTTTCTTGCATGTTCCGCGGGTCCTTCTTTTTGTGTTGCACCTTGAATCATGCTTCTCATGAGCTGGTGGTTCGGTCATACGTTCCGTGCGTGCCCAATCAATTTTGTGCAGGATACGGTGAATTACTCTATCCCGCGAAATATGCGGTACCGTTTCAGGGCAAAATTATCCGTCATACCACTGATGTAGTCCACGGCAAGCTGCAGCCGGCTGTAAAGGGAGTGATCGCTAAAGTGTTCATAGATAAAGCGATAATTGGAAGAGATCATATTATAGAGCCGTGGTTGTTTCGGATTCTTCTGTAACTCATCGCTGCTGACTGCTTCCACAAATTCATCAAGGAGGTAGTGGATGATATTAAAGCCAACCACCTCTTTTTCAATAATGGTTTTATGAGCAAAAATATGTTGTCCCAGATCTTTAAAGACCCGGCGAATGTTGGATGCCCAGGAGTTTTCCAAGAGGTCTTTGTTGTAGGTGCCGGCGCAGATTTCATCAATATGGGCGTAAAAAGTATCCACCGCGGCGGAAATCATAAAGCGTTGTACCACAATGCGAAAGCGTTGCACCGCCAGCTCAAGTTTGTTTTTGTAGCTCTGAGCAACATCGTTGTAGAGGTCGGTAAATAGGGTGATAAAGTCTGCATCCCGCTCTTGTTCAGACAGGGATATTGGCTGCAGGCCTTCTTCGAGAAATGTACGAATTTCCATATATCCGATCAATCCTTTTTTACAGGCATCTTCAATATCTGCAATGGAGTAGGCGATATCATCGGCTGCTTCGAGGAGAAAGGTGAGGGGGTAGCGTCCAGAGAGGGAGAATTCCCGGGCGATGTCTGCATAATCAGCTGCTTCAGATTGAAAATATCCGAATTTTTTGCGGAGGATTCCTCCCTCTGAGGTGTTTCCTTCAAGGGATGAACAGGGATATTTGACGATGGTTGCCAGTACAGCAAAGGTAAGGTTCATTCCTTCGCTATCCTTTATATAATGTAGTTTTCGAAGAACCCGAAAGGTTTGTACATTTCCGTCAAAATAGATAAAGTCGTGTTGCTGAGCAGGTGTTAGGGCATCTGCGCAAGTGAAGTTTGTGCGGAAAAAACGACGAAAGTAGTCTTGAATGGCCCATTCACCGAAATGGCCAAAGGGGGGATTGCCAATATCATGGACAAGTCCGGCCGTTGCAAGAATGGAAGGAATATGACCTCGTTTTTCGGGACTGAGTATACCCGCATCAATGAGGCGGTTTTCTACGCTCAGTCCAATTGACCGCCCAAGGGATGATACCTCTATGGAATGGGTAAGGCGGGTTCGAACAAAATCACCCTTGTCAAGCTGAAATACTTGGGTCTTGTCTTGCAGTCGGCGAAATGATGAAGAGAATACAACCCGTGAAAAATCATTTTCAAAGGGGTTCCGTTGATCCTCAGATGTTTGCATAGAACTGCGAAAGCGTCGATCCGTGAGGAACTGGTCAAAGCTGTTCATGGTGGGCTCCGAAAAAAGAACTCCCCCCAATATATGTTATGTGGGAGGGGGCGGTGTTACTGCCGTCTCAGCCGTCTTTTTTTTCGGTCAAATCCCTGTGAAATATCACGGATCAGAAAGAGAAAAAACAGGGTTACGAGTAGTATCGAAAAAATATTCATGGTTGACTCCTTGTGATATGTGTATGGGTAAAGTATAGGATACAGAGAAACGTGACGCAAGGTACATTTTTAGAACATGATTATATCTGTTCCAGTGTAATTACCAATCATGTATATTTATTATAAGATAATTGTAACGCAGTATGGGTATACAGGTACGTCAGTAGTACGAAAGAGTCAGAGAAACGTTTCTGTATTCTGCCCGCTGCACATTTGGAGGAGTAATCAATGAAGGCAATGCATATTGGAGACCTCACGGTTCCTGTGCCTATTGTTCAGGGAGGAATGGGCGTTGGCATCTCCTTGTCAGGCCTAGCAGCAGCAGTAGCTAATAACGGTGGTGTTGGGGTGATTTCCAGTGCTGGCTTGGGGTTAATATATAAAGATGCGTCAAAAAACTTTCTTCAAGCAAGTATCGATGGGCTGCGTGCTGAGCTACGAAAAGCACGAAAGCATACGAAAGGAGCTATTGGTGTAAATATCATGGTTGCTTTGAGTAATTTTGATGACATGGTACGTACATCGATAGAAGAGAAAGCCGACGTTATATTCTCCGGCGCGGGGCTTCCTCTGGATTTGCCAAAATTCCTTACCTCGGATAGTGTTACAAAATTGGTTCCCATCGTATCTTCCGCCAAGGGGCTCCGGGTCATTTGTCGCAAATGGAAGAGTAAATTTAACTATCTGCCCGATGCGGTCGTCGTAGAAGGTCCGAATGCGGGAGGGCATCTTGGTTTCAAACCCGAGCAACTTGATGATGCGAACTACTCCCTTGAGGAGCTGGTTGAAGCTGTTGTCCGTGAACGTGATCTCTGTACAGAGAAGTATGGGGTACGTTTTCCTGTTATTGCCGGTGGGGGGCTTTTTACGCGGGAAGATGTACGCGACATTCTTTCCCATGGTGCCGATGGCGTACAAATTGGAAGTCGTTTTGTAACAACCACAGAGTGCGACGCCCATGAGGATTTTAAACAACAGTATATCCAAGCGGAGGAGAAGGATGTTATGGTTATCCAAAGTCCCGTGGGGATGCCCGGAAGAGCCTTGAAAAACCGCTTTGTAGAAGAGGTTGAAGCTGGAGCGAGAAAGCCTACTGGGTGCCCCGTAAAATGCATTAAAACCTGCGATATCTCAAATACCCCGTACTGTATTATCTCCGCTTTGTACAATGCGTATCGTGGTAAGCTTGACCGAGGCTATGCCTTTTGTGGAAGCAAGGCGTATATGGCAGACCGAATTAGCAGTGTGGCAGAAGTTATGGATGATTTAAAACACGCCTTTGAATAACTCCTTGAAAAAGGGGTGGATCTCTCGAAGGTCTTGGCAGCGGTGAATTATGTCGTTGCCTTTTCATAATTGATAATGTATACTTCCTGTACCTATATTTTGAGAGGAGTACGCCGTGGAGCAACTGCGCACCGATTTGCGACGGGTAAAAGACCGGATTACTGATATGGAAGAGCAGGAAGCAACGGAGCTTCTTGAAAATATTGATGTACTGCTTGAGCATCCTGGAGAGCTCTCCTTTAAACACCATCGTATGATTGCAGAATCCCTGAAGCGTGCCCTAGAGCGCTTTGAATATGCGCACCCGCGTATCATCGATGAGCTGCGTACGATCATCACCTCCCTCAATGAAGCTGGTATTTAAAAACGGGAGCAACAACCACGATTTACAGGGGGCTCTGTGGACTTAGGGTTAACACAATCAGCGGAACTTCGCATGGAGCAACGGCTGTCTCAGCAGATGCTCCACTCCCTCGATCTATTGCAAGAAACAAACATTCAGTTGGAACAGCGCATAAGTCGTGAGCTCCTAGAAAATCCTTTCCTTGAAACAGATGACTCTCCTGCTGATCATGAGCCCGAGGATGAAAAAGAACCGCATGCTGAGGATCATGGAGAGCTTGATCTCTCCGAAGATTCCGCTGAAGTGCCCTATGCGCTTGAAGAGGGGTTGCAGTATTCCGACGATGGGGATGGGGGAATATCGCAGGAAGAACAGCAGGAGAAACGTGAATATTGGCATTCTCTCCAAACGTACGAAAGCTCTCTTGAAGAACATCTTCGTACACAGTTGCGTGAAAAGAGTGTGTCTCAAAAAATATGGCCACTCATGGAGTTTATCCTGGGAAGCCTTGATGAGCGGGGATATTTGCAGATACCCACTGAAGAGATTTGTGCCATAAGCGGTTTCTCTTTGGAGATGGTACAAGACGGAATCGCTCTGTTGCAGAGCCTTGAACCCGCAGGGGTTGGTGCGCGTGATCTTCAGGAGTGTCTTCTCCTTCAGCTTGCCCGCACACACGGTACAGACTCTGTGGAGTATCAAATTGTCGATTCATACTGGCAGTATTTTGAAAAACTCCAGCTGCCACGCCTTGCCCGTGAACTAGCCCTCTCCATTGAAGAGGTGACCCGTGCAAAAGAGGTGATAGCGTCCTTAGACCCAAAGCCGGGTATGCAGTATAGCCTTTCAGACTCTGATGAGTATGCCCCTCCTCCTGATCTTCGGGTAATAAAGCATAACGGTCGCTGGAAAAGCGTTCTCAACGACAGCTTTCTTCCGGATTTACGAATTAGCGAGCAGTATTCCGACCAGCTTCGGTATCGCAGTGATGAAAAGAGCGTGAAAAAATTTCTCCGGGAGAAGCGGGGGAGTGCCCAATGGCTCATCATGGCTGTTGAGCAGCGTAAACGATCCATGTTGAAAGTGATGGATGCCATTGTGGCTCATCAGAATGGCTTTTTTGATCAGGGGGACGAGAACGCCTTGCGTCCTCTTACATTGAAAGATATTGCGCAGGAGGTTGAGCTTCATCCATCCACGGTGAGCCGTGTAACAAATAATAAGTTTGTAGAAACTCCCTATGGAGTGTACGAACTAAAGTATTTTTTTGTTGCTTCCATGGGTGGAGGCACAGAGGTCGCCAATATTCGTATTCAAAATTTAGTGCGTGATCTCATCGCAGAGGAAGATCGAAAAAAACCTCTCTCTGATCAAAAGATTGCGAATCTATTAAAAGAACGTGGAGTAGAAGCAGCTCGACGCACTGTCGCAAAATATCGCGATAAATTGGGGATTCCCACAGCACGGCTTCGAAAAGAACATGCCTAGAAAACCATCTTTTCTTTCCATGCCAATCCCTCAGCGGGGATGTGCCCCACAGGTGGAGGCGAAGTTAGCGGAACAAGGAGTCTCCACCGTGTGTGTGTCCGCAGGATGTCCTAATCGTGCTCACTGCTTTTCGCAGGGTGAAGCGACGTTTCTTCTTCTTGGTCAGGGTTGTTCACGTAACTGCCTTTTTTGCGCCATGGGAGAAGAGGCGGTTACCCCGGTAGATGCAACTGAGCCACAGCGCGTGGCTCAGACGGTTGCCTCTCTCGAATTGTCCTATGTGGTCCTCACCTCTGTGACGCGGGATGATCTGCCCGACGGAGGAGCGGCACATATCTGCCAAACCGCCCGGGAAATCAGAGCCCATGCTCCGCACACACGAGTCGAGGCACTGCTTCCTGACTTTGGGGGATGCCGCCGTGCACTCTTTCTGGCAGCAACGGGTTCCTTTTCTATTGTGGGACATAATGTAGAAATGGTACCGTCGCTTTATACAAGATATCGCAGTGGAGGGGGCTTCCAGCGGTCTCTTTCTGTATTGCACGCCTTGGGCGAGCACGGTATCCCAACAAAGTCTGGTTTTATGGTTGGTCTTGGTGAGACGCAGGAAGAAGTCTTGTCTCTGATCTCCACTCTTTCGGACACGGGCATCTCCGTTCTTACGGCGGGCCAGTATCTTCCTGGGCGTCGTGGCGGAATCACACCGAAGCGATATGTGTCACCTGAGGAGTTTGAGATCTATGCAGCTCATGCGCAAGAGTGTGGTATTGCCAGTGTTCGCATGGGGCCGTATGTTCGCAGTTCTCTCAATGCGGCAGACTGTTTTCGGGAGATATGTAAATAAATATGGACTTTTATGCGAATTATAGTATTATATATATTTGGTTCCGGGTAAGCGAATTACCCGGACTTTAACAGGAGGTTTTCCATGAATGTACAAATTACGAAACGCCATGACAGACATCTTTCTCAGGAAACCAAAGACTTTATTGTTGCTGATGTTGAAGCGCTTCAGCGGTTTCACGATGGCATAAGTTCTGCCCATGTTATTCTTGATAAGGTGGAGCATAAGAGCGGTCCTGAGGATATTGTGGAAATTATTATCAATGCAGCTGGTGCAAATATCACAGCGAAGACCTCCAACCAAGAAGAGAACATGGTGAAGGCTTTCGATGAAACCTTGAGTAAGGTTGCCCGTCAGCTGAAGAAGAAAAATGAAAAAGAGAAGTCCCATAATTAGTTTTCTCATGGTATATTTCGTGTTATATATTACTGACAGCGCAAGCTGTCAGTACTTTTTTAGGAGAACTCTCTTTGCAGAGAAGAAAATCGGATTTTAGTGTTGGCCTCATAATCATCTTTGCTCTCATAACCCTCTTTGCTGGGGTTGTGTTTTTAAAAGATGTGAATTTGGGAACGCGCCACGTCACGTACACAGGACTGTTTTCAAATATCGGCGGATTGCAAGTAGGGGATCCTGTTTCGGTCAATGGGGTCAAGATGGGGTCGGTACGAAAGGTCTATCTGCGTGATGCCCGTGTGGCGGTTGTGTTTGCCTTGGAAGAAGGAGTTGCCTTCACCAATAAATCACAGATTACGGTGAAGAATGTCGGCCTTCTCGGCGAACGAAATCTTGAAGTAACCTTGAGCCCTCACGGTGAGCGGTACTCTCCAAATACAGAGAGGGATACCACCTTCGTTGACGGCCGTTTTGATAGTGGTATTGCTGAGGCTATCGGTATGTTTGGAGATATTCTACAACAGGCAACAGGCCTTGTAGATACTGTTGAGTTTCTCGTGAGCAATACCGTCGCATCGCCGGAGTTTCTTTCCTTCTTTGATACACAGTTGCAGCGTGTGGATGGTATAACCGAAAAAACAGAGGCGATTCTCGGAGAAAATCAGGGTGATATTGGGCATATTATTACAAATTTGCGTACAACCACTGAAACAGTGCGTCATATAGCCCGGGACAATGAAGAAAATATTCATGCCATTACGGAGAATTTTTCCCTCTTTTCTGAACGGGTTCTTTCTCTGGAAAAGCAGCTTGATACAACCATGCACAATATCTTCGATATTACGGAAGCCGTAAACTCAAAGGAAGGTACCGTGGGACAGCTGATACATGAGTCTGACTTGGCAGAGCAGTTACATGCCACCCTTCATTCACTCGATTCTCTTGTACAGGTGATTGATGATGATGGGTTGAAATTACTGATACGAATGGGTACACGACGACGATGGGAGCGTGAATAAATGCAGGAAATGAAATTTCGTGTCACCGCAAAGGATGGCATTCATGCCCGCCCTGCTGCGCAAATTGTAGAAACCGCACAGAAATTCTCTTCCGCCGTTGAATTTATAACAGCGGAAGCACGGGTGAATGCCAAGAGTATTATGGAAATCATGATGCTTTCGGCAGTGTACGGGACTGAGTTAGTGTTGCAGATTTCCGGAGATGATGAACAAACAGCTCTTGGAGAAATGACCACGTTACTCCTTCAAAATATTGCCGAAGCAGCATAAGGCGGCACTCCTTTTTTTTCACGATTCCATAAATCCTTCTTTATGGCACAGGATACATATATTTTACGTCTTTAATTGACGAAGGATATGCGTAAATGGATCAAGCAAAGATCAGAAATGTTGCAATAATTGCCCATGTGGACCATGGGAAGACCACCCTTGTGGATAAACTCTTTGAGCAGAGCGGTATGTTCTCTGCCCATGGCGGCTCTACGGAACGTCTTATGGATTCAATGGATATTGAGCAGGAGCGGGGCATAACGATTACCTCTAAAAGTGGTGGTTTTCGCTATAACGATTTTTATATCAATATTATAGATACACCGGGACACGCCGATTTCGGCGGACAGGTTGAACGGGTATTAAAAATGGCCTGTGGGGCAATTCTTGTGGTTGATGCGCAAGAGGGACCCATGCCTCAAACGTTTTTCGTATTAAAAAAAGCACTCGCCTTGGATATACCGATCATTGTTGCTATTAATAAAATAGATAAGCCTGCGGCACGTCCTGAGTGGGTATTGGATCAAGTTTTTGACCTTTTTGTAAAGCTGGAAGCGCCGGATGATATTCTCGATTTCCCCGTTGTCTATGTTTCTGCCAAAGAGGGATATGCCCTGCGGGATCCTGAGGATGAAGCACGTGATATGGCTCCGCTTCTTGAAATGATTACGGAGGAGCTCCCCCCACCTGCGGGAGATGCCCATGGCCCATTTCAGCTTCTTATTAGTTCCCTCGATTATTCTCCCTTTCTGGGGCGTCTTGCCATTGGAAAAATAACCAATGGTTCCGTTCAGATAAATGATGCCGTTGTGTTGTCACGTCGTGATGGACAGCTTGAGCCCACACGCATTAGTAAAATTTATAAATTTGAGAAAAATGAGAAAATTCCCGTAGAACAGGCATCCTGCGGTGATATTATTGCTGTAGCTGGTATGGACTCAGTTACCGTTGGAGAAACCTTTACCAGTAAGGAAAATCCCCTTCCTCTTGAGCCCATAGCCATTGATCCACCCACTATCTCTATGAATTTTATTCCCAATGATTCTCCCTTTGCAGGACAGGAAGGAACCTATGTCACCTCTCGCCATATTGGCGACCGTCTTCGCAAAGAGACGCTGTCTGATGTTGCCTTGCATGTGGAAGATCTTACCGATCGGGTTGGATTTAAGGTGTCGGGTCGGGGAGAGTTGCACCTCTCTATTTTAATTGAGACCATGCGTCGCGAGGGATATGAGCTACAGGTAACACGTCCGCAGGTTATCTATCACACTGATGCGGCGGGTAAGGTGACAGAGCCCTATGAAGAAGTGACCATCGATGTGAGTGAAGAGTTTAGCGGGGTGGTTATTGATAAGCTGAATCAGCGTAAAGGGAAAATGGTAAATATGCTGAAAATGGATGGTGGATTAACCCGGATAATTTTCCATATACCGACGCGGGGGCTTCTTGGGTATCGTTCTGAATTTATGACTGATACGCAGGGTATGGGTATGATGAACTATGTGTTTCATGAATATGGCCCGTACTGTGGAGAATTAAAAAATCGCCATAATGGCGCCATGGTTTCCATGGAAAAAAATTGCGTCTCCATAGCCTATGCCTTAGCAAATCTTCAGGAGCGGGGCACCCTTTTTATCGGGGCAGGAGAAAAGATTTATGCGGGGCAGATAATTGGTGAAAATAGCCGAAGTGCCACCTTAAAAGTGAATCCTGCTAAGGGCAAGAAATTGTCCAATGTGCGATCTTCTGGGGCTGACGATGCGGTTGTTCTCACGCAACCACGAAGAATGACCCTTGAAGACTGCATTGCGTGGATTAATGATGATGAATTGGTGGAGATTACTCCAGAGAATATACGCTTACGAAAAATGACGATGTCAAAATAGAGAGGGAGTTACTATGAGGACCTTGGATATGCTTCCGGAAACACCCCGGAAAAAAACGAAGATTGTTGCTACTATTTCTGACAAGAACTGTAGTACGGAGTTCATTACCGAGCTTTACAAAAACGGTTTAAATGTGGTGCGTATTAATACTGCGCACCAAACACCGGAGGTTTCCAAGGAAGTCATAGATAATGTGCGGAAGGTTTCGGAGAAGATTGCTATTATGATCGATACAAAGGGGCCTGAGGTTCGTACTACCGCTGCCGATGAGGAGATTCCTGTGGAGACCGGAGATACGGTGTACTTTGCGGGACGACCAAATACCCCCTTTTCTGGTGATACGGTTAATGTTTCCTATACACATTTTGTTGAAGAAATCCCCGTGGGAAGTCATATTTTGATTGATGATGGAGAACTTACCTTTGTGGTAAACTCCCGTGAAGGGGATCGCCTTTCCTGTGTTGCTTTAAATCAAGGGGTTGTTCGGGGTAAAAAGAGTGTTAATGTGCCCAATGTGCACTTGCATCTCCCAACCCTTACAGAGAAGGATAAGCAGTTTCTTCGCTTTGCCGTGGAAGAGGAAGTCGATTTTATTGCCCACTCCTTTGTGCGTAACAAACAGGATTTACTTAATGTTAAGTCCTATTTAGCAGGCCAAAAGAACTGTTGTCGTATTATCTCCAAGATTGAAAATCAGGAGGGAGTTGATAACATTGATGAGATTTTGGATCACTCCTACGGTATTATGATTGCTCGGGGTGATCTTGCCGTAGAAATTCCTCGTGAGCGGATTCCTTCAATTCAGAAAAAGCTTATTAAAAAATGTATTACCAAGCGAAAACCTGTTATCATTGCAACACAGATGCTACACTCCATGCTCTCAAATCCAAGTCCAACCCGGGCAGAGGTAAGTGACGTGGCGAATGCGATTTATGATGAAGCAGATGCTGTGATGCTGAGCGGAGAAACGGCCAATGGAAAATATCCAGTAGAGTCTATCCGGGTAATGTGTGATATTGCTGTTGAGGTAGAAAAGGACTTACAGCCCTTTTCAGATATTCATCCCATAACCTTAAATACAGAGGTCTCTGCGTATTTATGTAAATCGGCCATTGAATCGGCAAACCGTCTCAATGCAAAGGCGATTATTGCAGATACGGCCAGTGGGAGAACCGTGAGAAATCTTGCGGGATATCGGGGAAATACGCCTATTTATGCTCTGTGTTACAATGATCATATTGTCCGCAGTCTTGCTCTTTCCTTTGGGGTTACTCCCTACTTCTTCGATGGAAGTACACAGCCGGTAACGGATCGTGCCTTAAAAAATGCCATGAAACGTCTTGCGTATCACTTTAATTTTGCAGAAGATGACTACCTCGTTATACTTTCTGGAAATTACGGCGCTCAAGTTGGAGCTTCCTATATTGGTATTACCACTACGGCAGAGCTTGAAAATGATGTGTTTATTCGGAGAGATTAAACTCTCTACTCGGCTTCTTTACTGAGGAGGTTTGTAACCATCTCGATAAGCTGCTCATTGTCAAAGGGTTTTTTCAGGGTACAATCTACCTCAAGCTCTTTTGCAAGATCAAGATAGCGTTCTGCTTCAATTCTTCCACCACCAGAGATGGCGATGAGAGGTATATCCTTATTTTGTTCCCGGATGGTCATGATAATTTCCATACCTTCAACTTGGGGCATAATAATGTCGGTTATCACGAGATCAAACCGTTCTTGAGAGAAGAGCTCAAGGGCTTTTTGTCCATCTTCCATGGTAACCACATCATAGCTATTTCCAAGAAGCTTTTCCATAATAGTCAAGATAAGCGGGTCGTCTTCAATTACAAGAATTCGTTGCTGCATACTCTGTCCCCCTGTTACGGTGTTTTTTAGTCTGCTCGAATGAGCTCATTGTGATACCGCTCCCACTGTCGTTTATTGCGATGAAAGCGATACTTTCGTCGTATTTTAAAGGTAATTGGTTCAATATCCATATGATAAAAGTCAACGACCGCTCGAAATTGAAACAACGAGCGATCGCCATACTCACTGGTTTCTACAATCTTAAAATATGGCTCGGCGTGGAGGGCTTTGGGGTTTGTTGTGGCAACGATGTGTTCTAAATCGCTTTCACAAAGCCGGAGAAGGGCCTCCTTGGCAAAGTCTGCGCGCTGGGCAGTAGAAGAGCACGCTCCGAACAAAAGTAACAGAGATACTACGAGAGTGTGTCTCATTTGTATTGCTCCTCATGGCGTATATTCATCTTTGTTTTGGTATCATAGAGATGAAGGCGATTTCCCGGTATAAGAATTGATTGGAGATCTCCACGGGATACGTGGCGTGAACGATGTACGAAAAAACGAATCGTTGTTGCGTCGTTTTTACCTGCCCGTGCAATAATAAGACTTCTATCTCCGGGAGTTTCTGTCATTTCCACACGGACAGAAATCTCTGTGGAAAGATTTGCAACACTGCTGTTTGTTTCTGTTTTTAAGCGAATATCCTGAGGGCGTATAGAGGCAAGTACCTCCACTCCATCGTACTTTTGTAGGGCGGGAGAATCACCAAGGGCAACCCGAATTGGACCAATGGATGAATGGAGAATTGCATCTTTTCCATCCGTTTTGAGGGTTCCTGTGAGGGTGTTTGTTACAGGGCTCCCAATGAAACAGGCGGCATTATAGGTTGCGGGACTATCATAGAGTACCGATGGCTTATCGTATTGTTCTACCTGTCCATTACGCATAACCGCAATG
Above is a genomic segment from Chitinivibrio alkaliphilus ACht1 containing:
- the dgt gene encoding dGTP triphosphohydrolase, which encodes MNSFDQFLTDRRFRSSMQTSEDQRNPFENDFSRVVFSSSFRRLQDKTQVFQLDKGDFVRTRLTHSIEVSSLGRSIGLSVENRLIDAGILSPEKRGHIPSILATAGLVHDIGNPPFGHFGEWAIQDYFRRFFRTNFTCADALTPAQQHDFIYFDGNVQTFRVLRKLHYIKDSEGMNLTFAVLATIVKYPCSSLEGNTSEGGILRKKFGYFQSEAADYADIAREFSLSGRYPLTFLLEAADDIAYSIADIEDACKKGLIGYMEIRTFLEEGLQPISLSEQERDADFITLFTDLYNDVAQSYKNKLELAVQRFRIVVQRFMISAAVDTFYAHIDEICAGTYNKDLLENSWASNIRRVFKDLGQHIFAHKTIIEKEVVGFNIIHYLLDEFVEAVSSDELQKNPKQPRLYNMISSNYRFIYEHFSDHSLYSRLQLAVDYISGMTDNFALKRYRIFRGIE
- a CDS encoding NAD(P)H-dependent flavin oxidoreductase; this encodes MKAMHIGDLTVPVPIVQGGMGVGISLSGLAAAVANNGGVGVISSAGLGLIYKDASKNFLQASIDGLRAELRKARKHTKGAIGVNIMVALSNFDDMVRTSIEEKADVIFSGAGLPLDLPKFLTSDSVTKLVPIVSSAKGLRVICRKWKSKFNYLPDAVVVEGPNAGGHLGFKPEQLDDANYSLEELVEAVVRERDLCTEKYGVRFPVIAGGGLFTREDVRDILSHGADGVQIGSRFVTTTECDAHEDFKQQYIQAEEKDVMVIQSPVGMPGRALKNRFVEEVEAGARKPTGCPVKCIKTCDISNTPYCIISALYNAYRGKLDRGYAFCGSKAYMADRISSVAEVMDDLKHAFE
- a CDS encoding DUF4404 family protein — encoded protein: MEQLRTDLRRVKDRITDMEEQEATELLENIDVLLEHPGELSFKHHRMIAESLKRALERFEYAHPRIIDELRTIITSLNEAGI
- the rpoN gene encoding RNA polymerase factor sigma-54, producing MDLGLTQSAELRMEQRLSQQMLHSLDLLQETNIQLEQRISRELLENPFLETDDSPADHEPEDEKEPHAEDHGELDLSEDSAEVPYALEEGLQYSDDGDGGISQEEQQEKREYWHSLQTYESSLEEHLRTQLREKSVSQKIWPLMEFILGSLDERGYLQIPTEEICAISGFSLEMVQDGIALLQSLEPAGVGARDLQECLLLQLARTHGTDSVEYQIVDSYWQYFEKLQLPRLARELALSIEEVTRAKEVIASLDPKPGMQYSLSDSDEYAPPPDLRVIKHNGRWKSVLNDSFLPDLRISEQYSDQLRYRSDEKSVKKFLREKRGSAQWLIMAVEQRKRSMLKVMDAIVAHQNGFFDQGDENALRPLTLKDIAQEVELHPSTVSRVTNNKFVETPYGVYELKYFFVASMGGGTEVANIRIQNLVRDLIAEEDRKKPLSDQKIANLLKERGVEAARRTVAKYRDKLGIPTARLRKEHA
- a CDS encoding lipoyl synthase gives rise to the protein MPRKPSFLSMPIPQRGCAPQVEAKLAEQGVSTVCVSAGCPNRAHCFSQGEATFLLLGQGCSRNCLFCAMGEEAVTPVDATEPQRVAQTVASLELSYVVLTSVTRDDLPDGGAAHICQTAREIRAHAPHTRVEALLPDFGGCRRALFLAATGSFSIVGHNVEMVPSLYTRYRSGGGFQRSLSVLHALGEHGIPTKSGFMVGLGETQEEVLSLISTLSDTGISVLTAGQYLPGRRGGITPKRYVSPEEFEIYAAHAQECGIASVRMGPYVRSSLNAADCFREICK
- the hpf gene encoding ribosome hibernation-promoting factor, HPF/YfiA family, translating into MNVQITKRHDRHLSQETKDFIVADVEALQRFHDGISSAHVILDKVEHKSGPEDIVEIIINAAGANITAKTSNQEENMVKAFDETLSKVARQLKKKNEKEKSHN
- a CDS encoding MlaD family protein, translating into MQRRKSDFSVGLIIIFALITLFAGVVFLKDVNLGTRHVTYTGLFSNIGGLQVGDPVSVNGVKMGSVRKVYLRDARVAVVFALEEGVAFTNKSQITVKNVGLLGERNLEVTLSPHGERYSPNTERDTTFVDGRFDSGIAEAIGMFGDILQQATGLVDTVEFLVSNTVASPEFLSFFDTQLQRVDGITEKTEAILGENQGDIGHIITNLRTTTETVRHIARDNEENIHAITENFSLFSERVLSLEKQLDTTMHNIFDITEAVNSKEGTVGQLIHESDLAEQLHATLHSLDSLVQVIDDDGLKLLIRMGTRRRWERE
- a CDS encoding HPr family phosphocarrier protein, giving the protein MQEMKFRVTAKDGIHARPAAQIVETAQKFSSAVEFITAEARVNAKSIMEIMMLSAVYGTELVLQISGDDEQTALGEMTTLLLQNIAEAA